Genomic window (Paenibacillus sp. PK3_47):
TTACATCAGTTTTTCCGGGAGAAGGGAGACAGCAGCTGTCTTCCTTTCTGCACAAGCTGGTTCAGGATATGGGAGGTGAAGGCTTCGCAGCAACTGCGGGCTGCAGTTATTTGTACAGGGAGTATACATGCGCCGCAGCGGCTTATCATGAAGCGCTGGCGATCCCGGAGCTCAAAAAGCTGCTGCCCTACCACACCCGGGAGCTGCTGCTGTATGAAGAGCTTGGGTTCTGGGCGTTTATTCCCGTCATGCTGGAGCAAAAACGCAAACAATCCCGCCGCAGTCCGCTGCTCTATCCGCTGTGGATGCATGACCGCGAACATAAAAGTGATTTGCTCAAGACCGTCGCCGTCTATCTGTCACTGAACGGCAGCCTGAAGGAATCCGCCGCCTTTCTGCACATCCACACCAACACGCTGATGTACCGGCTGAACCGGATCACCGAGATTACAGGAAAAAGCCTCAAAGAGACAGACTACCGGACTTCGGTATACCTCGATATTTTGACTGAGGAGACCGCGCAGCTGAACCGCTGGTTTCAGGGAATTCCGGAAGATACAGAGCAGATATAAGAACAGCCTTCAATCAGCCTTCAGTCAGTCCCTGATACGGGGCTGATTTTTTTTGTACATAAACCTTGCCGCTGCCCCGCACCAACCGCGGGCCCGACACGTACAATAACCTATATTTTATGGATGGATTATGAAAGGGGGAAGCGCAAGTGGGGATTGGATATGGCATACCCGCTGCTTCAGAGTTTGAGCGGAATATGCGTGAGGAAATTCTATCGACAGCCAGAGTGATGGATGCTGGCGGCACAACCTTTTCCTCGTTTAAGAACTCCCGCTGCAATCCGAAGTACTGGATCCGGACGAACAATGGAGGATTTCAGCTAAGGAATGATGTAAGACCTTCGGATGCAATCAGCGATATTTTTGAGAATGGAAGACTGTATGCCTTTGAATGTGCAATGGCCATGGTGATGATCCTTTATAAAGCAACAATTGAAGCCATCGGGGAGAACGCCTTCAACCGGCATTTTACGGATCTTTTTCTGTGGGACTGGAATTATGACAGCAATCTGAGGATGATTACAACCTTTGAAAAGTCGGATATGCAGCCGGGGGACATCGTCTATTTCAAGAATCCGGACCATGATCCGGAGAAGCCGGAGTGGCAGGGAGAGAATGCTGTAATGCTGGGGTATGGCCTGTATTACGGGCATGGGCTGGGCATCAAGGACTCCGAGCAGATGATTGCCGCACTGAATAGAAAAAGGGTGCCGGGTAGCCGGATCTCCGCCTATTTAACGGATGAAGCGCTCCACCCCGATTTTGCATACATTCAGTCACTGGCGACCCGCTCCGGCGGGCCTGGTTTGCAGAAGAGAAGTGCACAGCATGCGATTTTCTCGCGCATTGGCGTGAAATCATACATTAAATAACCGGAAGCTGCTTCAGCTGCAGACCGGACCGGAAAGGGTGATCACCTGGCAAAGGGTGGTTGCCTTTTTTGCGTAAATGCCGGGCGGGAGGTCTGGGCGGAAGGGGTTACTTTGTGCGAAGAAAGGTTGTCTTACGTCCACACCGGAAGGGGAAGAACGGAATATTACTATATTAAATCTTTTGACACCTTAGTGTGCTGCTAGATTTGAGACTGTTCATAATCTAAGTTAGAAGGAGAGTTGATGGAATGAGCTTTTTATCCACGGGTCCTATCGAAAACAGCATCTCATCAGCAACAGGCCTGAGATCGACCCAGCAGGTTACCATCAAAATTGACAACCTGAGTGATGCCGCGGAATCCACTGTTCTGATTCAGGGATATTATATGAACGGAACGCGGACGCTGTATGTCAGCCAATTTTTGAATGTGGCTCCGAATCAGGTGATTACCAGTGATTATTTTGCCGATTTTGACGCTTTTGAGTTTCTGTTCACAACTCAGGCTGTCAACCCGGCTGAAGATCCGATCCAAATTTCCTTCTGGGGGAAAGACGGCTCCGGCCAGCTCGTTTCAGCCCACCGGCTCGTTTCCTCTGAATTGCTCGGAGAGATTCCCGGCATTACCGGCCCGGCCGGGCCAACCGGCGCGACTGGAGCGCCTGGAGTCACCGGTGCAACGGGAGCCACGGGCGCAGGTGTAACCGGCGCGACTGGAGCAACCGGTGCAACGGGAGCCACGGGGGCGACGGGCTTAGGTATAACAGGTGCAACGGGAGCAACCGGTGCAGGCGTAACTGGTGCAACTGGGGCAACAGGTGCAGATGGTGTGACGGGAGCAACGGGAGCCACCGGTGCCACCGGTGCGACAGGAGCAGGCGTCACTGGTGCCACCGGAGTGACTGGTGCAACGGGAGCGACGGGCGTTGGGGTAACAGGAGCAACGGGTGCAACCGGTGCAGGCGTAACTGGTGCAACTGGGGCAACAGGTGCAGATGGTGTGACGGGAGCAACGGGAGCCACCGGTGTCACAGGGGCGACTGGAGCAGGCGTCACTGGTGCCACCGGAGTGACTGGTGCAACGGGAGCGACGGGCGTAGGTGTAACAGGGGCCACGGGGGCAACTGGCGCAGGCGTAACTGGTGCAACTGGGGCAACAGGTGCAGATGGTGTGACGGGAGCGACCGGTGCCACCGGTGCGACTGGAGCAGGTGTAACTGGTGCCACCGGAGTGACTGGTGCCACCGGAGCGACGGGCGTAGGTGTAACAGGGGCAACGGGTGCAACAGGTGTAAGCGTAACTGGTGCAACAGGAGCGACTGGTGCAGATGGCGTGACGGGAGCAACGGGAGCTACCGGTGCGACTGGAGCAGGTGTAACTGGTGCCACCGGAGTGCCTGGTGCCACCGGAGCGACGGGCGTAGGTGTAACAGGGGCAACGGGTGCAACAGGTGTAAGCGTAACTGGTGCAACAGGAGCGACTGGGGCAAATGGCGTGACGGGAGCAACGGGAGCTACCGGGGCGACTGGCGTAGGTGTAACTGGTGCCACCGGAGTGACTGGTGCAACGGGAGTGACTGGTGCAACGGGAGCGACGGGCGTAGGTGTAACAGGTGCAACGGGTGCAACTGGTGTAGGCGTAACTGGTGCAACAGGAGCGACTGGTGCAGATGGTGTGACGGGAGCAACAGGTGCCACCGGTGTAGGCGTAACAGGAGCAACAGGCGCAACAGGAGTAGGCGTAACAGGTGCAACAGGCGCAACAGGAGTGGGCGTGACAGGTGCCACCGGTGCGACCGGACCGGATTTTGCCTCTGAAGGATTCTCGGCATTCCTGCCTGCCTTGTCAGTTACAACCAGCCAACAGCTCACTGGCTGGAGTGTGGCCTCCCCGTATTATGACAGTGCTACATTTGACCAAGCTGCAGGGAATTACACTGTCCCGGCAACCGGCAGATATTCAATTGAAGCGACAATCAATTACTCGACAACAGCGGCAATTTCACTCAGCTTGGGCGCGGGGGTGGATCCGGCTTTCGTCGTGCGGAGAACTTCCCCTGTGACAACGGATTTGGTGAGCGGGTTATTCCCGCTGCTGAACGTTAACGTAGCACTTGTACTGACGCTGCGGACGATCCTGGGCAACGGGACGGTGACCATGAACGGCGAATTCGAACTAAACGCAGGCGATGTGATTGGTCTGTTCTATGCTGCCGACGGTTTAACTATTCCGATTGACCTGGGAAGCAGTTCTGCGGGTATCGTATGGTCTGTCCATAGAATCGCTTAAGTCCGGTTGCGTGTTTTTATAATAATAAACAAAGGAGCTGCGCCCTGGTCATCAGACCTCTGGGCCAGCTCCTTTGCTGCATCATTTTTTATTGCTGAAGCTCAACGAAGTCCCCGCGGAATCTTTCGTAGTCGGCAGCTCTGCATTCCAGCAGCAGCCTGGTGCCCTGCTCTTCGTAGCTGATCTTCTGCACATGCGCATGTTCGTTAAAATACGAAACAATGCTGCCGCGGTCGAATGGAACCAGAATTTCACACTGGACATAATCATTGAACACATGCTTGCGGATCAGGCCGGTCAGCTCGGCGATTCCGCTATTTTTTTTGGCCGAAAGCGTGACCGAATCTCCCTCAACAACCGGGTAGGTTTTATCAGTCAAATCAGCCTTGTTATAAGCGTATACGGTCGGAATCCCGTCTGCGCCAAGCGCCTTCAGCGTTTCAGCGGTAACAGCCATATGCTGCTCATGCTGCGGGTCGGAAATGTCGACCACATGAATAAGCAGATCGGCTTCAGTCACTTCTTCAAGTGTCGAGCGGAATGCTTTGACCAGATGATGGGGCAGCTGGCTTACAAAGCCTACAGTATCTGTTAACAGAAACGTCTTCTGATCCGGCAGCTTAATGCTGCGTACCGAAGTTTCGAGGGTGGCGAACAGCATATCCTTGGCAAAAACCTGCTTGCCGGTTCCAGGGTGATAGGTCTCTACCATAACATTCATCAGGCTGGACTTGCCGGTGTTGGTATAACCTACGAGACAGATAACAGGTACCTCGTTCTTATGCCGCTGCTTACGCTGAATCTGGCGTCTGGCAACCTGGGTCTGCAGCTCGGTCTGCAGGGCAGAGATTCGTTCCTCAATCCGTCTGCGGTCGAGCTCCAGCTTGGTTTCACCGGCGCCTCTATTCTTGAGGCCGGCTCCGCCGCCCTGTCTGCCGAGCGATTCACGGAGTCCGGTCAGCCGCGGAAGCATATACTGGAGCTGGGCTACTTCCACCTGAAGCTGGGCTTCCTTGGTTTTTGCCCGTTCTGCAAAAATGTTCAGAATCAGGATTGTCCGGTCAATCACCTGACGGTCCAGCGACGACTCCAGGTTACGGATCTGGGAGGGTGTCAGCTCATCATTAAAAATCACAATCGTATCTTCGTCTTCCAGCAGCAGGGACAATTCCTGGATTTTCCCCGTGCCGATATAGTGTGAAGGGTTGATCCGGCTGGCCTTCTGGCTTAATTCGCCGATGACCCTGATATTGCAGGCTGCTGCCAGATTGCGCAGCTCCTCCATAGAATAGGCAAAGTTCGTTTCTTTCTGCAGCTCCACGCCGACAATAATTGCTTGTTGTTGTACAGATTCCATATATTTTTCTACCTCCTGAAAGTTGGATTAGGGCATAGGGATACTTTGCAGCAGGATTCGTACATCGCAGGCTCCAGGCTCATGATCACCGGATAATGAACATGGGAATACAAAAAAACACAGGCAGGCTGCCTGTGCTTATATTAGAGGACAACAGAATAGGGGATGAACATGAAAAGCCATCTTCCCTAAGGCATTCCATAGAAGAGGAGGACAATAGACCGGTAGTAACAGCGTAAATGAAACAACAGAAAAAAGCTGCTCCTGCTGCTGCGGTAACCGGGTTCCTGTTCCTATGGATGTACATATTCCTAAAGGCGTATGCGGCGAAATCAAGTGTCCGCCGGTTAAATTGCATTTGCGGGTTGCCTTTGAAAATGGACAGACCTATCCTGAGTCCTCTGCACAGGGCAGAGCTTTAGCGCTATTCGAATCGATTAGCCGCGTAAAGTACGAATCCGGATAAAATCTATCACGAGCAACCCTCCGTTCCTAAAAGTTGAGTACAGTGTACCACATCAGTAAAATGTTGGCAACCGGTTAACCCATCCACTCCCGCCGCAGCGTGAACAGATCCTTCAGGGCATCCGTGGACAGCTCGGTAATCCAGCCCTCGGAGCTTGAAATCACATCATCGCTGAGCTGCTGCTTGCTCTCCAGCATCTCGTCAATGCGTTCCTCCAGCGTCCCCAGCGAGATGAACTTGTGCACCTGCACATCCCGCGTCTGGCCCATGCGGTAAGCGCGGTCTGTGGCCTGGTTCTCCACAGCGGGATTCCACCAGCGGTCGAAATGGAAGACATGATTGGCAGCGGTCAGGTTCAGTCCGACGCCTCCCGCCTTAAGTGACAGGATGAACACATTCGGCTGACCGGAAAGGTCTGAGGCCGCCGGAGAACCGGCAGGCGGTGCCGGCGTCTGGAACTGTTCGATCATGCGGTCGCGGGCACTTTTGGAAGTGCTGCCGTTCAGGTACAGCACCGGCTCCTGCAGCTCCTGCTGGAGTACAGCCTGCAGCATCTTGCCCATGCCGACATATTGGGTAAAAATCAGGCAGCGCTCGTTCTCCTCGCGCAGCTCACGCACCATGGCGACCAGCCGCTCAAGCTTGGCGGAACGTTCAATCAGGGCAGCGGTATCCAGCGCGCCCTCCTGATCAGGATCAGACAGGGCCTCCTTGGTCAGCAGCAGCGGATGATCGCAGAGCTGCTTCAGACTGGTCAGTGCTGCCAGTATAGCCCCTTTACGTTCAATACCCTCCAGCTTCTGCATCCGTTCCAAGAGACCGTTAACGTTCTGGTCATACAAGGCGGCCTGTTCAGCCGTGAGGTGGACATAGGTTTTCATCTCGTTCTTATCCGGCAGATCCAGCTGAATCGACGGGTCCTTCTTCTTGCGGCGGAGCATGAAGGGCTTGACCAGCTTTTGCAGATCAGCAGTCTTCTCGGCATTGCGTTCCTTCTCAATCGCATTTGCGAACCGGTCCTGGAACGCCTTGGAGCTGCCCAAATAGCCGGGGTTAGTGAAATCATAGATCGACCACAGCTCGGAGAGCCTGTTCTCAATCGGCGTGCCGGTCAGGGCGATCCGGTGCAGTGCAGGGAAGCTGCGGACTGCCGCCGACTGCTTCGTTCCGGCGTTCTTGATATTCTGCGCTTCATCCAGGCAGACGGCCGCCCAGGTGAACTGCTTCAGCAGCTCCTGGTCGAGCGCGGCCGTGGCATAGGAGGTCAGGACCACATCAGCCTGTGATGCGGCGCCGTAGAAATATCCGGCATCCAGCCTGCGGCTTCCGTAGTGCAGCATCACATTCAGGGACGGAGCAAAACGCCGCAGCTCCTTCTGCCAGTTGCCGAGTACGGAGGTCGGGCAGATGATCAGCGCGGGCCAGTCCGGCGGGTCTGTCTGCCGCACTGCTGATTGGGCGCTTCCGTCCAAGGCAGCAGTGGTCTGCAGCTCCTTCAGATGAAGAAGATAGGAGATCAGCTGTACGGTTTTGCCGAGGCCCATATCGTCGGCCAGACAAGCACCGAGGCCAAATCGGCGGAGGAAGGCCAGCCAGGCGAAGCCTTCATGCTGGTAGCTTCTCAGCTCGGCATGCAATCCGGCCGGAACCTGCGGCTTCGGCCATTCGGAACGCTGGCCGAGCTGGCCGATGAGCCGGACGAGATGCTCGTTCAGCTCGACCTCCAGCCGGAAGCGGACGGCCTTTTCCTCTGCGTCCTCCGCTGCGGCTTCCGCGGCCTCCTGTTCATCGCCGCTGCCGAGCAGGTGCAGCTGCAGCACATCCTGGAAGGACAGGCCCTGCGACTTGTCCATGCCGGCCATGGCCCGCTGGATCTGGGCCAGGAGGGCCGGGTCAAGCGGGATCCACTTGCCCCTGAAGCGCACGAGCCGCTCGCCGCGCGCGACCAGCTCGGCGAACTCCGCCTCCGAGAGGTCGGCGTCGCCGATGGAGATGCGCCAGTCGAAGTCGACCAGCGCATCCAGCCCGAACAGCGATGCGCCGCCGCGGTTGCCCTCGCCGGAGCTGATCTTGGCGCGCAGGCGCGGCTTTTTGCGGCTGGCGGCTTCCCACCACGCCGGCAGCAGCACCTGCCAGCCGGCTTCCAGCAGGCGCCGGCTGTCCTGCGTCAGGAACCGCCAGGCGATGTCATCGCCGAGCGGTTCGCCCAGCACATCGTGCCCCTGGCCGATGTGCCCGGGCAGGCTGTCGCGCAGACGCGACAGCCACCCGGAGGCGCGCTCGTGGACGTGGGGCGTCCACGCTGCGGGCCACTGGCCATGCGGCTCGCCGTCCCCGGTGAGCCGCAGCGGCACAAGCGCGGATTCATCGCGCTTGTCCTGCAGGAGCAGGCGGAGCCGCCAGTGGCCGACGGCCTCGTCCGGCTCCAGCAGCTGCAGGGCGGGGCGGAACGGCGCCATGTCCGCCTTCCACCCGATGGACATCAGCCAGCTGTCATCGTCCATGCCGGCTGAGGCGGCGCTGCCGCTGCTGCTGAACAGCAGCGGATATTCGCTGCGCAGGTCTGCGGCTTCGGCCTCCGTGCCGTAATAGCGCTGGAACACCGCCGCCGAGAAGGCGGAACGCAGCCCTTTGGACAGGGCCGGACGCTGCTGCAGGCCCAGCAGCGCCGCCTGCACATTCCCGCGTCCTTCGGCCAGGAGCGCAAGTGCCTTGTCATCCCAGTTCCACTGCAGCTGGCCTTCGCGGTAGGCCTCCAGGCTGGGCGCATAATCTCTCTCCTCCAGGAGCCCGGCGATTACAGGTGCCAGCTCTGTCAGCAGGGCCGCATCCCCCTGCCAGCTCCAGCTGACATGCCGCAGCAGCTTCAGCTCAGCGAAGAACGGAATAACCTGCTCGGCAGGCAGAATGACGAGATCGACACCGTCGGCATTCTGGAGCGTCAGCTCTGTTCCATAGAAGGATTCTTCATGCCACGAAAACAGCCGTTGTTTAAGCTGGACACCGGGCACATAATCATCCCTGTCATCGATACCGTAGATCAGTGCATCGCCGTACTGGCTTAAGGCAAGCTGAACGGTGATGTTGCGCATCGCTTTGCTCATGGGATCAGCTTTCCTTTCCGCAGCTCTTCCAGCAGGGCGCGCAGCCTGCTGTATTTGGCGGTGAAGGATTCCAGAAATTCCTCCCACCGCTCCTCGCGCTTCAATTTTTTGTACAGCTTGGCCAGACGCTTGAGCAGCTTCACAGCCGCTTTGTAGCTGTGCCGGTTCTTCTCCAGCACGAACCGCTCGACGGCCTGGTGATAGAACGGCAGCAGCAGCTGCGGCGCATTCTTCTCCACCGGCTGCAGATCGCTGACCCGGAAATCGGAAGGCGCCTTGCCGGAGGACAGCTGAAAGTCCATCCATTCCTGCCATTTCTCATAGGCAAGCAGCCTGTCATCGTAAATCTCCCGGGACAAGGGCAGCATGCCGGCCAGCGTATCCCACATCATGGGCTCGGCCTCCGGCATGTGCCGTACCGTTTCATCCCAGTAGCCGGCATACTCCCGCAGATTATAGAGGCGGCTGGTCAGCAGCGGTCCGGTTTCCCTCAGCCAGGCTGCAAGCCGGGACCACTGCCCGGCTTGCTTCAGCGGAGCGAGGAAGCCCATAAGCTCGCCCGGGTATACGCCGGGCCGCTCGCCCGCCTGTCCCAGCAGCTCCAGGGCTGCCCGGTCATCCTGCAGATAGTAATGCATCCGGCTCTCTGCCAGCAGCAGGGCATGGCGGGAGCCGGCCGCGCCCAGCTCATCTTCCATCAGGCGCAGCGCCTGCAGCTCTTCTGTATAGATGGTCTGGTCCTCTGCATTCGGAACAATCCAGTTACACCAGACCAGATCATAACACAGGGAGTAATAGGGCTGTTCGCGTGAACGTTCACGCGGTTCAGTCAGCATCTCCCGCCGCAGATAGGTTAAAGTATCCTTGACCACCGGCCAGCTTTCCGGTTCTTCAGGAAGCGGCAGCGCGCGATTCACGAGGCCGGTTATGGATTCCTGCAGTTCAGCGACAGCGATGGAAGTGTAGTAACCAAGTGAGGAGTAGCCTGTATTTGAGACCGCTCCGGGAATATGGAGTGTATTAGGCTTCAGAAGACTCTCCAGTACAAAGAGATGGGCATGCAGTTCAAATAGGAGCATGGCTGCAGAAGAGAGCCGGGGCGCGTTCGCCAATATGTTCTCCAGCGCCTTGCCGGTATAAGACGGATTACGTACAGACTGGGCCAGCGGGGCTGTTGCCAGAGTCATATATTCCCGC
Coding sequences:
- a CDS encoding collagen-like protein, with the translated sequence MSFLSTGPIENSISSATGLRSTQQVTIKIDNLSDAAESTVLIQGYYMNGTRTLYVSQFLNVAPNQVITSDYFADFDAFEFLFTTQAVNPAEDPIQISFWGKDGSGQLVSAHRLVSSELLGEIPGITGPAGPTGATGAPGVTGATGATGAGVTGATGATGATGATGATGLGITGATGATGAGVTGATGATGADGVTGATGATGATGATGAGVTGATGVTGATGATGVGVTGATGATGAGVTGATGATGADGVTGATGATGVTGATGAGVTGATGVTGATGATGVGVTGATGATGAGVTGATGATGADGVTGATGATGATGAGVTGATGVTGATGATGVGVTGATGATGVSVTGATGATGADGVTGATGATGATGAGVTGATGVPGATGATGVGVTGATGATGVSVTGATGATGANGVTGATGATGATGVGVTGATGVTGATGVTGATGATGVGVTGATGATGVGVTGATGATGADGVTGATGATGVGVTGATGATGVGVTGATGATGVGVTGATGATGPDFASEGFSAFLPALSVTTSQQLTGWSVASPYYDSATFDQAAGNYTVPATGRYSIEATINYSTTAAISLSLGAGVDPAFVVRRTSPVTTDLVSGLFPLLNVNVALVLTLRTILGNGTVTMNGEFELNAGDVIGLFYAADGLTIPIDLGSSSAGIVWSVHRIA
- a CDS encoding DEAD/DEAH box helicase; the protein is MSKAMRNITVQLALSQYGDALIYGIDDRDDYVPGVQLKQRLFSWHEESFYGTELTLQNADGVDLVILPAEQVIPFFAELKLLRHVSWSWQGDAALLTELAPVIAGLLEERDYAPSLEAYREGQLQWNWDDKALALLAEGRGNVQAALLGLQQRPALSKGLRSAFSAAVFQRYYGTEAEAADLRSEYPLLFSSSGSAASAGMDDDSWLMSIGWKADMAPFRPALQLLEPDEAVGHWRLRLLLQDKRDESALVPLRLTGDGEPHGQWPAAWTPHVHERASGWLSRLRDSLPGHIGQGHDVLGEPLGDDIAWRFLTQDSRRLLEAGWQVLLPAWWEAASRKKPRLRAKISSGEGNRGGASLFGLDALVDFDWRISIGDADLSEAEFAELVARGERLVRFRGKWIPLDPALLAQIQRAMAGMDKSQGLSFQDVLQLHLLGSGDEQEAAEAAAEDAEEKAVRFRLEVELNEHLVRLIGQLGQRSEWPKPQVPAGLHAELRSYQHEGFAWLAFLRRFGLGACLADDMGLGKTVQLISYLLHLKELQTTAALDGSAQSAVRQTDPPDWPALIICPTSVLGNWQKELRRFAPSLNVMLHYGSRRLDAGYFYGAASQADVVLTSYATAALDQELLKQFTWAAVCLDEAQNIKNAGTKQSAAVRSFPALHRIALTGTPIENRLSELWSIYDFTNPGYLGSSKAFQDRFANAIEKERNAEKTADLQKLVKPFMLRRKKKDPSIQLDLPDKNEMKTYVHLTAEQAALYDQNVNGLLERMQKLEGIERKGAILAALTSLKQLCDHPLLLTKEALSDPDQEGALDTAALIERSAKLERLVAMVRELREENERCLIFTQYVGMGKMLQAVLQQELQEPVLYLNGSTSKSARDRMIEQFQTPAPPAGSPAASDLSGQPNVFILSLKAGGVGLNLTAANHVFHFDRWWNPAVENQATDRAYRMGQTRDVQVHKFISLGTLEERIDEMLESKQQLSDDVISSSEGWITELSTDALKDLFTLRREWMG
- a CDS encoding SWIM zinc finger family protein, yielding MQPNYAMNDAGWDKLIADVAYLFDDLTLKRGFQYYKQKKVRALRMVSAQTVMALVEGKEDYSVVMETDSLSGSECSCTEPKPCKHMAAVLMGYAESQERPLHLIANAKSAASRLKAEEASGAAVQGSSRKERLQQLSLLIREGTDLEKWREYMTLATAPLAQSVRNPSYTGKALENILANAPRLSSAAMLLFELHAHLFVLESLLKPNTLHIPGAVSNTGYSSLGYYTSIAVAELQESITGLVNRALPLPEEPESWPVVKDTLTYLRREMLTEPRERSREQPYYSLCYDLVWCNWIVPNAEDQTIYTEELQALRLMEDELGAAGSRHALLLAESRMHYYLQDDRAALELLGQAGERPGVYPGELMGFLAPLKQAGQWSRLAAWLRETGPLLTSRLYNLREYAGYWDETVRHMPEAEPMMWDTLAGMLPLSREIYDDRLLAYEKWQEWMDFQLSSGKAPSDFRVSDLQPVEKNAPQLLLPFYHQAVERFVLEKNRHSYKAAVKLLKRLAKLYKKLKREERWEEFLESFTAKYSRLRALLEELRKGKLIP
- the hflX gene encoding GTPase HflX — translated: MESVQQQAIIVGVELQKETNFAYSMEELRNLAAACNIRVIGELSQKASRINPSHYIGTGKIQELSLLLEDEDTIVIFNDELTPSQIRNLESSLDRQVIDRTILILNIFAERAKTKEAQLQVEVAQLQYMLPRLTGLRESLGRQGGGAGLKNRGAGETKLELDRRRIEERISALQTELQTQVARRQIQRKQRHKNEVPVICLVGYTNTGKSSLMNVMVETYHPGTGKQVFAKDMLFATLETSVRSIKLPDQKTFLLTDTVGFVSQLPHHLVKAFRSTLEEVTEADLLIHVVDISDPQHEQHMAVTAETLKALGADGIPTVYAYNKADLTDKTYPVVEGDSVTLSAKKNSGIAELTGLIRKHVFNDYVQCEILVPFDRGSIVSYFNEHAHVQKISYEEQGTRLLLECRAADYERFRGDFVELQQ
- a CDS encoding protein-glutamine gamma-glutamyltransferase, with the translated sequence MGIGYGIPAASEFERNMREEILSTARVMDAGGTTFSSFKNSRCNPKYWIRTNNGGFQLRNDVRPSDAISDIFENGRLYAFECAMAMVMILYKATIEAIGENAFNRHFTDLFLWDWNYDSNLRMITTFEKSDMQPGDIVYFKNPDHDPEKPEWQGENAVMLGYGLYYGHGLGIKDSEQMIAALNRKRVPGSRISAYLTDEALHPDFAYIQSLATRSGGPGLQKRSAQHAIFSRIGVKSYIK